From a region of the Flavobacterium branchiarum genome:
- a CDS encoding TAT-variant-translocated molybdopterin oxidoreductase, with protein MSSNKKYWKSVEELDENSSIVEALRNNEFVEEIPTDEFLGNEGALASSSTSRRDFLKYVGFSTAAVTLAACEGPVHKSIPYVLQPEQIIPGIADYYATTVFDGFDFANLLVKTREGRPIKIDNNTISGAKFSANARIHASILSLYDSMRLKEPKLEGKNATWSAVDLKIKSSIAEANAKGGQIVLLTNTLASPSTEKLIAEFIAKNPNAKHVVYDAVSSSSALDAFETVYGERALVNYDFSKASLIVSVGADFLGDWQGGGYDAAYAQGRIPRNGKMSRHFQLEANMTLSGAAADKRLPMSTANQKQALVHIYNIVTGSSVAVNLDAQFKAEVTKAAQQLKAAGSKGVLVSGIQDKNAQLLVLAINQVLASEAFTTSETRQIRKGSDAKVAQLINDMKAGSVHTLLMSGVNPIYTLADSESFATGLKKVKTSVAFSLKEDETALLSTIAAPVPHYLESWNDVSITKGTYGLTQPTIRPIFDTKQFQDVLLSLTGASGTFYDYIKANASGIIAGSSWNKVLHDGIFVGSSTALSAGSVDYSAAANAVSQSKALGDFELVLYTKTGMGDGQQANNPWLQEFPDPITRVSWDNYVTVSNADAKALDMSNEIVANGGLNGSYATITTADGLKLENVPVIVQPGQAVGTIGLALGYGRKAALKEEMIVGLNAYSLYKGFNDIQSVKLAKASGEHEFACVQGQKTLMGRGDIIKETSLEIFNTKDAEFWNEQPKVSLDHNEVNATSVDLWDSFDRSTGHHFNLSIDLNACTGCGACVIACHAENNVPVVGKSEVRRSRDMHWLRIDRYYSSESTFAGDNERKDNIAGLSSSLSTFNEMEKAGDNPQVSFQPVMCQHCNHAPCETVCPVAATSHGRQGQNQMAYNRCVGTRYCANNCPYKVRRFNWFLYNKNSEFDYHMNDDLGRMVLNPDVNVRSRGVMEKCSMCIQMTQATILKAKNEGRSIVDGEFQTACSNACSSGAMIFGDVNDKDSQVTKLAADDRMYHLLEHVGTKPNVIYHVKVRNT; from the coding sequence ATGTCATCAAACAAAAAATACTGGAAAAGTGTTGAAGAGCTAGACGAAAATAGTTCTATTGTTGAGGCGCTTAGAAATAACGAATTTGTTGAAGAAATTCCTACTGATGAATTTTTAGGAAATGAAGGAGCTTTAGCTTCGTCTTCGACATCGCGTCGTGACTTTTTAAAGTACGTTGGGTTTAGTACTGCAGCAGTTACGCTTGCAGCTTGCGAAGGCCCTGTTCACAAATCGATACCTTATGTACTTCAACCAGAACAAATCATACCAGGAATAGCAGATTATTATGCTACTACTGTTTTTGATGGTTTCGATTTTGCTAATCTTTTAGTAAAGACACGTGAAGGGCGTCCTATTAAAATTGACAATAACACAATTTCAGGAGCGAAATTTTCAGCCAATGCTAGAATTCATGCGTCTATATTATCGTTATACGATAGTATGCGTTTGAAAGAACCTAAGTTGGAAGGGAAAAATGCAACTTGGTCTGCTGTTGATTTGAAAATTAAATCTAGTATTGCTGAGGCAAATGCTAAAGGTGGACAAATTGTTTTGTTAACAAATACTTTAGCAAGTCCATCGACTGAAAAATTAATAGCTGAGTTTATAGCTAAAAACCCTAATGCAAAACATGTTGTATATGATGCGGTTTCGTCATCATCTGCTCTAGATGCATTTGAAACGGTTTATGGTGAAAGAGCTTTAGTTAATTACGATTTCTCAAAAGCATCACTTATCGTTTCGGTAGGAGCTGACTTTTTAGGAGATTGGCAAGGAGGAGGGTATGACGCTGCTTATGCACAAGGACGTATTCCAAGAAATGGAAAAATGTCTCGTCACTTCCAATTAGAAGCAAACATGACTTTGTCTGGTGCTGCTGCTGATAAGCGTTTGCCTATGTCAACTGCAAATCAAAAACAAGCATTAGTACATATATATAATATTGTAACAGGTTCATCTGTTGCTGTTAATTTAGACGCTCAGTTTAAAGCTGAAGTTACTAAAGCAGCTCAACAATTAAAAGCTGCTGGTTCAAAAGGAGTATTAGTATCTGGTATTCAAGATAAAAATGCTCAGTTATTAGTTTTGGCTATTAACCAAGTGTTGGCAAGTGAAGCTTTTACTACTTCTGAGACAAGACAAATTAGAAAAGGATCTGACGCTAAAGTTGCTCAGTTAATTAATGATATGAAAGCAGGAAGCGTTCATACTTTACTTATGAGTGGTGTTAATCCAATTTATACATTGGCAGATAGCGAATCTTTCGCTACAGGATTGAAAAAAGTTAAAACATCAGTTGCTTTTTCTTTAAAAGAAGACGAAACTGCTTTACTTTCTACAATTGCTGCTCCAGTTCCTCATTATTTAGAGTCTTGGAATGATGTATCTATTACAAAAGGAACTTATGGTCTTACTCAACCGACTATTCGTCCTATATTTGACACAAAACAATTTCAAGATGTTTTATTATCTCTAACAGGAGCTTCTGGAACTTTTTATGATTATATCAAAGCAAATGCTTCTGGGATAATTGCTGGTTCTAGTTGGAATAAAGTATTACACGATGGAATTTTTGTTGGAAGCTCTACGGCTCTTTCTGCAGGTTCTGTTGACTATAGTGCGGCTGCAAATGCTGTATCACAATCAAAAGCTTTAGGTGATTTCGAATTAGTATTGTATACTAAAACTGGAATGGGTGATGGGCAACAAGCAAACAACCCTTGGTTACAAGAGTTTCCTGATCCAATCACAAGAGTTTCTTGGGATAACTATGTGACTGTTTCTAATGCAGATGCTAAGGCATTGGACATGAGTAACGAAATTGTTGCTAATGGTGGATTAAACGGAAGTTATGCTACTATTACTACTGCTGATGGACTTAAGCTTGAAAATGTACCAGTTATTGTTCAACCTGGACAAGCAGTAGGTACAATTGGACTAGCTTTAGGTTATGGACGTAAAGCGGCTCTAAAAGAAGAAATGATTGTAGGTTTAAATGCTTACTCTTTATATAAAGGTTTTAATGACATACAATCTGTGAAACTTGCAAAAGCTAGCGGTGAACATGAGTTTGCTTGTGTACAAGGTCAAAAAACATTAATGGGAAGAGGAGATATTATTAAAGAAACCTCTCTTGAAATATTCAATACTAAAGATGCTGAATTTTGGAACGAACAACCAAAAGTATCTTTGGATCACAATGAAGTAAATGCTACATCTGTAGATTTATGGGATTCATTTGACCGTTCAACAGGACATCACTTTAATCTTTCAATTGACTTAAATGCATGTACTGGATGTGGGGCTTGTGTTATAGCTTGTCACGCTGAAAACAATGTACCAGTTGTTGGTAAATCTGAAGTAAGAAGAAGTCGTGATATGCACTGGTTGCGTATCGATAGATATTACTCATCAGAAAGTACTTTTGCAGGAGATAACGAAAGAAAAGATAATATTGCGGGATTGTCAAGTTCATTGTCTACATTTAACGAAATGGAAAAAGCGGGAGATAATCCACAAGTTTCTTTCCAACCAGTAATGTGTCAGCATTGTAATCACGCTCCTTGTGAAACTGTTTGCCCAGTTGCAGCAACTTCACACGGTCGTCAAGGACAAAACCAAATGGCTTACAACAGATGTGTTGGTACTCGTTACTGTGCTAATAACTGTCCGTACAAAGTACGTCGTTTCAACTGGTTCTTGTATAACAAAAACAGTGAATTCGATTATCACATGAATGACGATTTAGGACGTATGGTATTAAATCCAGACGTAAACGTTCGTTCTCGTGGAGTTATGGAGAAATGTTCTATGTGTATTCAAATGACACAAGCTACAATATTAAAAGCTAAGAATGAAGGTAGATCAATAGTTGATGGTGAATTCCAAACAGCTTGTTCTAACGCTTGTTCATCTGGAGCAATGATATTTGGTGATGTAAATGATAAAGATAGTCAAGTGACTAAATTAGCTGCTGATGATAGAATGTATCATTTATTGGAGCATGTCGGAACAAAACCTAATGTGATTTATCACGTTAAAGTTAGAAATACTTAG
- a CDS encoding c-type cytochrome yields the protein MEKVGNHNSISRKLFLSLGLTLIFSLSSFAQDAATAAAPEAAPVATQGGDPVKGKELFNANCAACHKLDGKSTGPELRGVAEKHDKAWLYKWIHNSSDMIKSGDPVAVKLFADHNKAVMTSFPQLSEGDIDNIIAYTSTPKAAAPVATATTAVPGTGGESGSISNNVILGALALVMGMLVVMLYLVNNVLRKVAKANGIDVAPKEPRVSLWKAFARNQFLVLVSSIILLLASGYFVYGYLMQVGVDQNYEPIQPIHYSHKIHAGDNEINCKYCHSASRVSKTAGIPSLNVCMNCHKNISEVAETTATPEYSKAFYDEQIQKLYNAVGWDKTTQTYTGKTQPVKWVRIHNLPDFVYFNHSQHVTVAGIECQTCHGPVQEYEIMKQYSKLTMGWCIDCHRKTDVKMEGNEYYTKIHAELSKKYGVEKLTAAQMGGLECGKCHY from the coding sequence ATGGAAAAGGTGGGTAACCATAATTCGATCTCAAGGAAATTATTTTTAAGCTTAGGGCTAACGTTAATTTTCTCGCTAAGTTCATTTGCACAAGATGCTGCTACTGCAGCAGCGCCTGAAGCTGCTCCTGTAGCAACTCAAGGAGGTGATCCGGTAAAGGGTAAAGAACTTTTTAATGCAAATTGTGCTGCATGTCACAAACTAGATGGAAAATCGACAGGTCCTGAATTAAGGGGCGTGGCGGAAAAACATGATAAAGCTTGGCTTTACAAGTGGATTCATAATAGTTCTGACATGATTAAGTCTGGTGATCCTGTAGCTGTAAAGCTTTTTGCAGATCACAACAAAGCTGTAATGACTTCTTTTCCTCAATTATCAGAGGGAGATATAGATAATATTATTGCTTATACGTCTACTCCTAAAGCTGCTGCTCCAGTAGCAACGGCTACTACAGCTGTACCTGGTACAGGAGGAGAAAGTGGTTCTATCTCTAATAATGTTATCCTAGGTGCTCTTGCTCTTGTAATGGGTATGCTGGTAGTGATGCTTTACTTAGTAAACAACGTTTTAAGAAAAGTTGCTAAGGCAAATGGGATTGACGTTGCGCCAAAAGAGCCTAGAGTTTCTTTATGGAAAGCATTTGCTAGAAATCAATTTTTGGTTTTAGTTTCTTCAATAATATTATTGTTGGCAAGTGGTTATTTTGTTTACGGTTACTTAATGCAAGTAGGTGTTGATCAGAATTATGAGCCAATTCAGCCAATACATTATTCACACAAAATTCACGCAGGTGATAACGAGATCAATTGTAAATATTGTCACTCTGCTTCACGTGTAAGTAAAACTGCTGGTATTCCATCTTTAAATGTTTGTATGAACTGTCATAAAAACATTTCTGAAGTTGCTGAAACTACTGCTACTCCAGAGTACAGCAAAGCATTTTACGATGAGCAAATTCAAAAATTATACAACGCTGTTGGATGGGATAAAACAACTCAGACGTATACAGGGAAAACGCAACCAGTAAAATGGGTTCGTATTCATAATTTACCTGACTTCGTTTATTTTAATCACTCACAACACGTTACTGTTGCTGGTATTGAATGTCAAACTTGTCACGGTCCAGTACAAGAGTATGAAATCATGAAGCAGTATTCTAAGTTAACAATGGGATGGTGTATTGATTGCCATAGAAAAACTGATGTTAAGATGGAAGGAAATGAGTATTATACTAAAATACACGCAGAGCTTTCTAAAAAATACGGTGTAGAGAAATTGACTGCAGCGCAAATGGGAGGTTTAGAGTGTGGTAAATGCCACTATTAA
- a CDS encoding SPOR domain-containing protein gives MRILTPRKKALYTLLLLITACNINAQQQNITLNQDPKFEQLLNEKRKINASISVNDSYKIQIFSGKSEDAKKTLSDFKQEFKNIDGTIIFNTPNYKVMVGNFKSRIEAERNLIEIKRRFKNVFLIKPSK, from the coding sequence ATGAGAATTTTAACTCCTAGAAAAAAAGCACTTTACACATTATTACTATTAATTACGGCATGCAACATTAATGCACAACAACAAAACATTACATTAAATCAAGACCCTAAATTCGAGCAATTACTGAATGAAAAACGTAAAATTAACGCGTCAATTAGCGTTAACGACAGCTATAAAATCCAAATTTTTAGTGGCAAGAGTGAAGATGCAAAAAAGACGCTTAGCGATTTCAAACAAGAGTTCAAAAACATAGATGGTACTATAATTTTCAACACGCCAAACTATAAAGTTATGGTTGGTAATTTTAAAAGCAGAATTGAAGCCGAAAGAAACTTAATTGAGATAAAAAGAAGATTCAAAAACGTATTCCTCATTAAACCAAGTAAATAA
- the infB gene encoding translation initiation factor IF-2: MSEERVIRINKVLRELNISLERAVDYLKDKGIAIDANPNAKISNQEFNILQSQFAGDKGNKEASKEVGEEKRKEKEALRVEREKEIEDKRKQDEERQKQQEVIKARAVVTAPVQVGKINLNPKKPAIIPNTPSVAAEPIKVETPKEVVKEEKPVEKEVVQPVQPPVVVTEKKEEKPVVEKKEIKQEVVVPVEKAPVVKVEPVVKAEPAVVTPPVEESITTQYQKLSGTTLTGQTIDLSQFNKPKKKKEDPKITPNKPGAPGAAANNANKNKRKRIAPKPGATRPAVPPGTPNPNKITPNTGGAGGGFNANRSSRPGFVKGNRPAIVAKVEPTEEEVKNQIRETLEKLQGKGGKSKAAKYRRDKRDTHRQKSDDEQRALDEGSKTIKVTEFVTVGEIAIMMDVPITKVIGTCMSLGIMVTMNQRLDAETLTIVADEFGYEVEFITVDIEEAIEVVEDREEDLVVRAPIVTVMGHVDHGKTSLLDYIRKENVIAGESGGITQHIGAYGVTLDNGQKIAFLDTPGHEAFTAMRARGAQVTDVAIIVIAADDDIMPQTKEAISHAQAAGVPIIFAINKVDKPNANPEKIKEKLASMNLLVEDWGGKIQSHDISAKTGLGVKELLEKVLLEAEILDLKSNPNKPAQGTVVEAFLDKGKGYVSTILVQHGTLKIGDYMLAGKHHGKIKAMHDERGHTVLEAGPSTPVSVLGLDGAATAGDKFNVFADEKEAKQIASKRSQLMREQSVRTQRHITLDEIGRRIALGQFKELNVILKGDVDGSVEALSDSFSKLSTEEIQINIIHKGVGAITETDVMLASASDAIIIGFNVRPAGNARQLADKEEIDIRYYSIIYAAIDDLKDAMEGMLAPEMKEEVLGTAEVREIFKISKVGSIAGCMVMDGKIARNSKIRVIRDGVVVFTGELLALKRFKDDVKEVSKGYDCGIQIKNFNDIEERDVIEAYHEVAIKKKLK; encoded by the coding sequence ATGTCTGAAGAGAGAGTAATAAGAATAAACAAGGTTTTAAGGGAATTAAATATTTCATTAGAAAGAGCTGTGGATTATCTAAAAGATAAAGGAATTGCTATTGATGCAAATCCAAACGCAAAAATTTCTAATCAGGAATTTAATATCCTACAAAGCCAATTTGCGGGCGATAAGGGAAATAAGGAGGCTTCTAAAGAAGTTGGTGAGGAAAAGAGAAAAGAGAAAGAAGCATTGCGTGTAGAACGCGAAAAAGAAATTGAAGACAAACGCAAGCAAGACGAAGAGCGCCAAAAACAACAAGAGGTTATAAAAGCGAGAGCTGTTGTAACTGCTCCAGTTCAAGTTGGTAAAATAAATCTAAATCCGAAAAAACCTGCAATTATTCCAAACACTCCTTCAGTAGCAGCAGAGCCAATAAAAGTTGAAACACCTAAGGAAGTTGTAAAAGAAGAAAAACCTGTTGAAAAAGAGGTAGTTCAACCTGTACAACCACCAGTTGTTGTTACTGAGAAAAAAGAAGAAAAACCAGTTGTAGAGAAAAAGGAAATTAAGCAAGAAGTAGTGGTGCCAGTAGAAAAAGCACCTGTAGTAAAAGTAGAGCCTGTTGTAAAAGCGGAGCCTGCTGTAGTTACACCTCCTGTCGAAGAATCTATAACAACACAATATCAGAAATTATCTGGAACTACTCTTACGGGGCAAACTATTGATTTATCTCAATTTAATAAGCCTAAAAAGAAGAAAGAAGATCCAAAGATAACTCCTAATAAACCAGGAGCTCCAGGAGCAGCAGCTAATAATGCTAACAAAAATAAGCGTAAAAGAATTGCTCCTAAACCAGGTGCGACTAGACCGGCTGTGCCACCAGGAACACCTAATCCTAATAAAATTACTCCTAATACAGGAGGAGCTGGAGGAGGATTTAATGCTAACAGAAGTTCTAGACCAGGTTTCGTAAAAGGAAACCGTCCTGCAATTGTAGCTAAGGTTGAGCCTACTGAAGAGGAAGTAAAAAACCAAATTAGAGAGACGCTTGAGAAATTACAAGGTAAAGGTGGTAAATCAAAAGCTGCTAAATACCGTAGAGATAAAAGAGATACGCACCGTCAGAAATCTGATGATGAGCAAAGAGCTTTAGACGAAGGAAGTAAAACTATTAAAGTTACTGAATTTGTTACTGTAGGTGAAATTGCTATCATGATGGATGTGCCAATTACTAAAGTTATTGGTACTTGTATGTCACTTGGAATCATGGTTACCATGAATCAGCGTCTTGATGCAGAAACATTAACAATCGTAGCTGATGAATTTGGTTATGAAGTTGAGTTTATTACTGTAGATATCGAGGAAGCTATTGAAGTAGTTGAAGATAGAGAAGAAGACTTAGTGGTTAGAGCGCCAATTGTTACTGTAATGGGTCACGTCGATCACGGTAAAACATCTTTACTAGATTATATTCGTAAAGAAAATGTTATCGCTGGTGAGTCTGGAGGTATTACACAACATATTGGAGCATACGGAGTAACATTAGATAATGGTCAAAAAATTGCATTCTTAGATACACCAGGTCACGAAGCGTTTACAGCGATGCGTGCACGTGGAGCTCAAGTTACCGATGTTGCTATTATCGTAATTGCTGCGGATGATGATATCATGCCACAAACAAAAGAGGCTATCAGCCATGCGCAAGCAGCTGGAGTACCAATCATATTTGCTATCAATAAAGTTGATAAGCCAAATGCTAATCCAGAGAAAATAAAAGAAAAATTAGCAAGTATGAATTTACTTGTTGAAGATTGGGGAGGAAAAATCCAATCACATGATATTTCTGCAAAAACTGGATTAGGAGTTAAAGAATTATTAGAAAAAGTATTATTAGAGGCTGAGATTTTAGATTTAAAATCAAACCCAAATAAACCAGCACAAGGAACTGTTGTTGAAGCTTTCTTAGATAAAGGAAAAGGATATGTTTCGACTATCTTAGTTCAACACGGAACACTTAAAATTGGAGATTATATGTTAGCTGGAAAGCATCATGGTAAAATTAAAGCCATGCATGATGAAAGAGGGCATACAGTTCTTGAAGCAGGGCCATCAACTCCTGTATCAGTTTTAGGTCTAGATGGTGCAGCAACGGCAGGTGATAAATTTAATGTATTTGCAGATGAGAAAGAAGCAAAACAAATTGCTTCAAAACGTTCTCAGTTAATGCGTGAACAATCTGTACGTACACAAAGACATATTACGTTAGATGAAATTGGACGTCGTATTGCTCTTGGTCAATTTAAAGAATTGAACGTGATTCTTAAAGGAGATGTGGATGGTTCTGTTGAGGCGTTATCTGATTCGTTCTCTAAATTATCTACTGAAGAAATTCAAATTAATATTATCCATAAAGGTGTTGGAGCAATTACAGAAACTGACGTTATGTTGGCTTCTGCATCAGATGCGATTATTATTGGATTTAATGTTCGTCCAGCTGGTAATGCAAGACAATTAGCAGATAAAGAAGAAATCGATATCCGTTACTACTCTATTATCTATGCTGCTATCGACGACTTAAAAGATGCAATGGAAGGAATGTTAGCTCCAGAGATGAAAGAAGAAGTTCTTGGTACCGCAGAAGTTAGAGAGATATTCAAAATTTCTAAAGTTGGTTCTATTGCAGGATGTATGGTAATGGATGGTAAAATAGCAAGAAACTCTAAAATTAGAGTTATCAGAGATGGTGTTGTTGTATTTACTGGAGAGTTATTAGCATTAAAACGTTTCAAAGACGATGTTAAGGAAGTTAGTAAAGGATACGATTGTGGTATTCAAATTAAAAACTTTAATGATATCGAAGAGCGTGATGTAATTGAAGCTTACCATGAAGTAGCAATAAAAAAGAAATTGAAATAA
- the nusA gene encoding transcription termination factor NusA yields MENLALIDSFSEFKDDKLIDRVTLMAILEDVFRNALKKKYGSDDNFDIIINPDKGDMEIWRRRVIVADEDLDFENEEITLTEARRIEADFEIGEEVSEEVKLIDLGRRAILALRQNLISKIHEHDNTNLYKQFKDIIGDIYTAEVHHVRPRVVILVDDEGNEIVLPKEKQIPSDFFRKGDNVRGIIESVELKGNKPQIIMSRTSEKFLEKLFEQEIPEVFDGLITVKNVVRIPGEKAKVAVDSYDDRIDPVGACVGMKGSRIHGIVRELGNENIDVINYTSNIQLYITRALSPAKVSSIKINEETKRAEVFLKLEEVSKAIGRGGHNIKLAGQLTGYELDVIREGDVASGEDDDVELTEFSDEIEGWVIEEFAKIGLDTAKSILKQEVEDLVRRTDLEEETILDVMRILKEEFDS; encoded by the coding sequence ATGGAAAATTTAGCATTAATCGATTCATTCTCAGAGTTTAAAGATGATAAACTTATTGATCGTGTAACGCTTATGGCAATCTTAGAAGATGTATTTAGAAATGCATTGAAGAAAAAATACGGTTCAGATGATAACTTCGATATTATCATAAATCCTGATAAGGGAGATATGGAAATTTGGAGAAGGAGAGTAATTGTTGCTGACGAAGATCTTGATTTTGAAAATGAGGAAATTACTTTGACAGAAGCAAGAAGAATTGAGGCGGATTTTGAAATTGGAGAAGAAGTTTCTGAAGAAGTAAAATTAATTGATTTAGGTAGAAGAGCTATATTAGCTTTACGCCAAAATTTAATTTCTAAAATACACGAACACGATAACACAAATCTTTATAAGCAATTTAAAGATATTATTGGCGATATTTATACTGCCGAAGTGCACCATGTTCGTCCAAGAGTTGTAATTTTGGTGGATGATGAAGGAAATGAAATTGTATTGCCAAAAGAAAAACAAATTCCATCTGACTTTTTCCGTAAAGGAGATAACGTTCGTGGAATTATTGAAAGCGTTGAATTAAAAGGGAACAAGCCACAAATTATTATGTCTAGAACTTCTGAGAAGTTTTTAGAGAAATTATTTGAACAAGAAATTCCTGAAGTATTCGACGGATTGATTACAGTTAAAAATGTAGTTAGAATACCAGGAGAGAAAGCAAAAGTAGCGGTAGATTCTTACGATGATAGAATTGATCCTGTTGGAGCTTGTGTTGGTATGAAAGGTTCACGTATTCACGGAATTGTTCGTGAATTAGGAAATGAGAATATAGATGTTATTAATTATACTAGTAACATTCAATTATATATTACTAGGGCTTTAAGTCCTGCAAAAGTTTCCTCAATAAAAATTAATGAAGAAACAAAAAGAGCCGAAGTTTTCTTGAAATTAGAGGAAGTTTCTAAAGCTATCGGTAGAGGTGGTCATAACATTAAACTAGCTGGTCAATTAACAGGCTACGAGCTTGATGTTATTAGAGAAGGAGATGTAGCAAGTGGTGAAGACGACGATGTCGAATTAACTGAGTTCTCTGATGAAATCGAAGGATGGGTTATCGAGGAGTTTGCTAAAATAGGATTGGATACTGCAAAAAGTATTTTAAAACAAGAAGTAGAAGATTTAGTAAGAAGAACAGACTTAGAAGAGGAAACAATTCTAGATGTAATGCGTATACTAAAAGAAGAGTTTGATAGTTAG
- the rimP gene encoding ribosome assembly cofactor RimP yields MTFKEKVNVLIAEGLLEKPSIFLTDLTITDAFKIIVSLDGDNGVLLQDCIDVSRAIENNLDREEQDFSLEVASVGVGSPLKMVRQYKKNIGRTLIVNANGEKIEAELVDANEDFIILSWEAREPKKIGKGKETVRKEQQIPYTEIKEAIVTVTF; encoded by the coding sequence ATGACATTTAAAGAAAAAGTAAACGTATTAATAGCTGAGGGTCTTTTAGAAAAACCATCAATTTTTTTAACTGACTTAACCATTACCGATGCTTTCAAGATAATTGTATCTTTGGATGGAGATAATGGTGTGCTCTTGCAAGACTGTATTGATGTAAGTCGCGCTATCGAGAATAATTTGGACAGAGAAGAACAGGATTTTTCTTTGGAAGTTGCTTCGGTAGGAGTTGGGTCACCATTGAAGATGGTGAGACAGTACAAGAAAAACATTGGTAGAACATTAATTGTTAATGCTAATGGTGAAAAAATTGAGGCTGAGTTGGTTGATGCTAATGAAGATTTCATAATTTTGTCTTGGGAAGCAAGGGAGCCTAAGAAAATAGGAAAAGGAAAAGAAACAGTTCGTAAAGAGCAGCAAATACCTTATACAGAAATTAAAGAGGCAATTGTTACAGTAACATTTTAA
- a CDS encoding universal stress protein, protein MKRILVPTDFSEHAENALKVAAQIAKKNNSEIILLHTLELPSQMNDAVTGGISIPESMLFIKKANEMLSKTADSAYLDGLTIIEIAKLDRPTEGIIKTSKEHEIDLIIMGSHGVSGFEELAIGSNTEKVVRHSEVPVLVIKQHIKDFKTKNFVFASDFSKEIEKPFKKLIEFVKIFDSKLHLVMICTPNSFKPTHVAQKTMEDFITPFNLKNYSTYIYNDTNIENGIINFSNSINADLIGMCTHGRTGFAHFFNGSLSEDIVNHAVRPILTFKI, encoded by the coding sequence ATGAAACGCATATTAGTTCCTACCGATTTTTCTGAACATGCAGAAAACGCTTTAAAAGTCGCCGCTCAGATCGCAAAAAAAAATAACTCCGAAATAATTCTGCTCCACACGCTAGAATTACCTAGTCAAATGAACGACGCCGTTACTGGAGGAATCAGCATTCCCGAGAGCATGCTTTTCATAAAAAAAGCCAACGAAATGCTTTCTAAAACCGCTGACAGCGCCTACCTAGACGGACTTACAATAATCGAGATAGCAAAACTCGACAGACCCACTGAAGGAATTATAAAAACCAGCAAAGAGCACGAAATAGACTTAATTATCATGGGCTCACATGGGGTTTCAGGATTTGAAGAATTAGCTATTGGATCAAACACCGAAAAAGTAGTTCGCCATTCAGAAGTACCTGTTTTAGTAATAAAACAACACATAAAAGATTTCAAAACTAAGAATTTTGTTTTTGCTTCAGATTTTTCAAAAGAAATCGAAAAACCTTTTAAAAAATTGATTGAGTTTGTAAAAATCTTTGATTCTAAATTACATTTAGTAATGATTTGCACTCCAAACAGCTTCAAACCAACTCATGTTGCTCAAAAAACAATGGAAGATTTCATTACTCCGTTTAATTTAAAAAACTATTCAACCTATATTTATAACGACACAAATATTGAAAACGGAATTATAAACTTCTCCAATAGCATTAACGCAGATTTAATCGGCATGTGCACACACGGAAGAACTGGATTTGCACATTTTTTCAACGGAAGCCTCAGCGAAGATATAGTAAATCATGCAGTACGTCCGATACTGACTTTTAAGATCTAA